Genomic window (Scleropages formosus chromosome 16, fSclFor1.1, whole genome shotgun sequence):
agcatctgataaataaatacacgtaagtgtaaaaaagttacattaactccagttatttacctacttatacagctgggtatttttttttttttactggaacaattcagggcgtaagtaccttgctcatgggtactacagccggaggtggggatcgaacctgcaacctttggattcaaagacagctattacactaccagctgtgacCTATATATAACTTTGAGAGTccttgaaatgaatgaatgcttttattattactattactactactactacgaCTACTACACTGGGGATAACTTACAGGTTAAATACTTTGCATCaagagttctacagcaggagggggatttgaatcAGCAACGttcagattgcaaggcaacagggCTCTCCTCTCTGCCTACTAACTAACTATTATATAAGTGGAAATGTCTCTTCATATCATATTTCCGTTTCTTGTGATTTCAGGTGGGCACCCACACTAAGGCTTGGTTCATTGCTGGAATATTTGTGTTTATGACCATTCCCATATCACTGTGGGAAATCCTCCAGCATCTGGTGCATTACACCCAGCCTGAGCTGCAGAAGCCAATCATCAGGTACGCCCTTTCTGTATCACCTTGTTTTGAGACAGCAGTAAAGATTTcgtaataatttttaaacaagtttGTCATCAATGCAGTGGAAGCTATGCAGACAATAACTCTTTTGTTTACCACAGGATATTATGGATGGTGCCCATATACAGTTTAGACAGTGTAAGTGTTCtctcttttattaaaatgtattacagtttttttcatcATAATTGTTCATGTGTTTTCCAGTATGTGCCACATTTGTGGACGTGTatcattttgtttctgctgttcatTGAATAGAATAATCATTCAGTATGTTGTCATTCTGAGATGTTGTACAAGTGTTTTTGACAAATGTATAGCGAGACTTTTTCCTGAAAGACACCTAGACCGTGTCACATCCTGTTTAGCATTTCTGTAAACATCACCACTGTTTCTACGGTGACTCATGCGGCACTAAATTGGAGGCACACAGTCTTGTCACAAGACTGAGTGACACAGATTATTGCATTACGCAGGGCAGTGCTCACAAAAACATCTCTCTATGCCTGTTCTTTTCTAGCTTCACCTGACAATACACtgtgttatgtttaataaaacattgaaatgCAATGTagaacatttttactttaacatGAACTGATAAGCAAAGTTATATTGGAGTTTGAAAAGTTGGTGGCACTTTTAGAAATATGCCCAGCAATACACTCATAATTTAACACATCACCACGTGTCCATGCCGAATCTCTGGCATTAATCATACCTGATTGGAAAGTATTAATTATGCAGATGAAGATATTCAAAGTCATCTTCTGAAAGCTGTGCTTCACCCCCTGCAGTGGATTGCCCTTAAGTACCCCAGCATCGCCATCTACGTGGACACGTGTAGGGAGTGCTATGAGGCCTTCGTCATCTATAACTTCATGACCTTCCTGCTGAACTACCTGGGGAATCAGTACCCAAACCTGGTCCTGATGTTGGAagtgcaggagcagcagaaacACTTACCCCCACTCTGCTGCTGTCCACCATGGCCTATGGGAGAGTGAGTCTTCATGGACAAATGGCCTAtggattaaaatgtttaaaatgtattcatacattattttatttcttaagatttttttgtaaCTATTTTGCCAACGGtcttctacaaagtgacttacagcactaTGTTTCTGTACTAAGctgtttactgtgatttacccatttatacagctgggttgtttttactgtatcaaatcagGGTATGAACCTTGACCAGGGACACTACAGCATGAACAGGGTTTTGAACCCCcagtccttcaagtgcaagatgtcaactttaaccactacactaccaaaaTATCTCATGACATATATGAATTGACATGAAACTgattaaattgtatttattatcGGTGAAGATTCTGCACTTTATCACTTGGGTGCAAGGAAAGAAAGCGAGTGAACATGAGAATTGAGCAAGCAGGAGCTCTTCTTATCTCTCCATTTCCAGATTCATGACTGATGCTTCTTCTCCATACTCTTCATGTCCTCCTGCAGAGTGCTGCTGCTCAGATGCAAACTGGGGGTCCTGCAATATACAGTTGTGAGACCTGTCACTACAGTAATAGCTCTGTAAGTGTCCAGTAAATATGCTTCTCAGGTAGTGACACAACATTAAATTATtgactgtttttaaaatagctATTTAAATAAGATTGCTACTTAAATGTGTAATTATAGAAATATACAGCCTGTATAAAAGGCCCTATAATTACTGACATactggaaagattttttttccagaattgcagagatatatatataacacaaaAACTTGTATCTAAAACTATATGATCTGCTTTTAGTACCTTTTCAgacatattaaatgttttttctttttctttttttccctcttaatATCATCCAGAATTTGTGAGCTGTGTGGTGTGTATGATGAAGGAAATTTCAGCTCAAAGAATGCCTGGACCTACCTGGTAGTGTTCAATAATCTGTCCCAGCTGGTATGTCTTTTGCAACATTGAGTTATTTAATAGATACATCtatgaaatacatatatatttttaatatagtttaaaatatttttgggcAAATGCTTTAATTTCAAAGagagaaatattaataaatagatgtttttcccccccaaatgtGTGTTAAGTGCATTGAAATATTGTGTCATTAAGTTCATATCAGTAAGTACATTAAAACAGTTTGGACACactttttggtgtgtgtgtgtgtccttgtctatatgtgtgtatgacagTGGCTCTGCCTCTCTGTACCTCCCCAGTTTGCCATGTACTGCCTGGTGCTGTTCTACAGGGCCCTGCGGGAGGAGCTCAGCCCCATCCAGCCTGTCGGGAAATTCCTGTGCGTGAAGCTGGTGGTATTTGTGTCCTTCTGGTAAGTTCCATGTGACCCTTCCCCACCCCTTTCCATTTCACACATATCCTCCCACTTGAACCATTCCGCTAatgttaattaatatataaacaaCATGTCGCTTCCTGATGTGTAGGGAGTGAGAGACCTGTTTAAAAATTGCATGATGAATGGATAATATGTCACCTGTGCATGTCAATCATTGTCTCTCTGCGGTGTGTTTTTCACAGGCAGGCTGTGCTCATTGCTCTACTTGTGAAGGTGGGTGTGATCTCCGAATCCCATACGTGGGACTGGGACAGCGTGGAAGCCGTGGCCACAGGCCTACAGGTGAACCTCACTGTCATCATTGACACTTAACCTTtttaaaccagcaaccatcACTTTTAATCATGAGCTTAAACTGCATTTCCTCCTGGCCTCCAGCCATTCACTTTTGTCTGCTCTAGAAGACATGTTTTTAGCTTTATCTCCTAAATGTTGCATGCTACTAGTGCACCTTGTGGAAGACACTCTGTGACTGTAAATGATACCACGTGTTTGCAAGTAGGGCTTGAACAACTTCCTAGTAGTCCATATAGACTGGTGATGGATTCATTGGGATTTATTCGCTATTTGTGCACAGCAGTTGGTCCAGACTGTGGTGGTTTTCTCTTTCCAGGACTTTGTCATCTGCGTGGAGATGTTCCTGGCAGCCATAGCTCACCACTATACTTTCAGCTACAAGCCATATGTTCGGGAGGCTGAGGAGGTATCTTGTTTGGACTCCTTCATGGCCATGTGGGATATATCGGACGTCAGGGCCGACATATCCGAGCAAGTGCGCAATGTTGGTGAGTCGGCGTCTCCCCACAGCTGAACCTCTCTGAAGTTAAGATCCAAATTCAACCCAGAATTTCTTGTGGAAATAAATGAAGGTATTTCCCATCATGTCTTATGAAGGTTACGGGGTTTGTGGGTTCTTCATGGTGTCTCATAGATGCCTCAGTAAAGCTAATTAATTAGTTGTTATGGGGATACAGATGGACAGCAAATTCCccccaaaacattttttatccTCAAAAACAGTTACTTTCTGTCTAGTCAGTGGCTTTTTTTAATAAGAGAGTGAGGTCTGGGTCACAAAGAAGTGATTACAttccatgttttctttcttctctaaAAGGGAGGACGGTCCTTGGCCGTCCCAGGCCAACATACTTTGGTGAGGCGCGGGAGCAGGAGCAAAATGAGCGCACGGGCCTTCTCTCTCCGGGGCCCATGGGGCCAGCTGCAGATGGTGCCACCATTGCCCCATCCCCCACAGGTCACTACCGGGGCCTGGGACACACTGCTGCACCAGCGGGGCTCAGCCCAGAGCTGAAAGGTGGGGAGGACGTCCAGCCTAATACGGCCCCTCAGGACAAGAAGGACCATGCCCCTGTTAGCCACGACATGTCATCCTAGTTTATCCTCCACCGCTACTGGCAAGAAGGTTggaaaaaaccaaagaaaacattcaggTAGTTAATCTGACAGCCAACTTTTCATGTTTGTCCACTTTAGCAGACACGTTTTGAAGTCTGTCTCAAGAAGTATACACGCAACAGTAATTACTTGTGACAAAGAGGGCATTTTACGATTTTAAATAATACCACAAAATTGGGGTTGGGGTTTGGAAAACTTCCTAGAAGTTGGGGAAATATATCTCAGAACTTATCCCTCCCCTTTTTTGTTGGGTTTCAGGATAACATACAGGGTATTGCTGGCCAGAAATAAACTGCTCAAATAAGCAATATAATATTTGAAAGTGGTCATATGACCACACTGTATGTTTTAGTCctctgctgtatacatggtGGAGCAATAGTGTCATACTGACTTCATATGCTGCTATGACTGCAGCGGGCGACAGCTTTCTGAatggtaaaaacaaataattaatggTTTGATGACATATAtccatgttttctttgtacAACCAGTCCTGtctgttgttttaatttatttttaattccattttgtTATCATTTGGAGGAGAGAAAACAAACTggttaaatataataatgtcaGTTAGCAATACTTATGTAGTATTTTGCTACACataaaattttccatttactgcCAGCTAACTTCtctgttgtttatttaaatctttCTATGAGAGGTTTTTAAAATCCTCTGGAGCTGCAGTGCAGCTAAAACGGCTCATGCCCAAAAAAGACATTAGACCTGTGTAAACGCCCGGCTCCAAGAAGTGCTCCTCTGCAAATGGTCAGAAATGACCCATTTGGGTTCAACCTTGAGGTCAGGTTTTTCCCTTCACTGCCAGCATTCAGGTCTCtaacacattttcaaatgcagataatgtaaaaaatttttggTCATAGGAAATAACACTGTGTGGGTTGTGCCTTTATATGTTTTTCATGAAGGTAGTTGTaactaaatgtttaatttatgctTGATGTTCTCCTGAATCTTCGCAAATTGTACTTGTTGGATTTGTAGTTTGTcaagttaacttttttttcatgatttGCTGTTTTGTGTGGCTATGGTGCTTGTGGTTGAAGCCTTAACCAAAGATGTTCAAACAACCCatcttttcttgttttgctcTACAAAGACCTGTTGTACGTTGTGCTTCCTGTGACCAATGTTTAGAAGCCATACCCCTTTAAAGGATGGTTGAAGACTGTTTGGACCACAAGttactttaatttttcaatGCTCAGGAAAATCTGTTATTAATTGTGCTGTGGTATTCTGTCCAGGGGGAGGGGGTTGATATGGTATTTATCATTCATCTTGGTTGGGGCTTGTTCATACTGTAAGAAAGCCAAAATTTTTAGTCTTGTTTTAAAAACTCGACTAAGAACTTTCACCTTTGCTCCGTGAAGCTTAGGATTACAGTTGTGTTCTATGTTGTACTGCACTACCACAGAAGCCTTTGCTCAGAATATGTGTACAGTTTTATTAAAGCACAGTAATATCTGAATCTATAACATTACAGCAGGTAGTGGGTTTTAATGTACAGCACAGTAACTCCAGGACTGCAGCCCTTGCTGacatgcaagtttttttttttgctccctgTAGACAAAAGGTCACTGCAAGTCTGCTTCTTTTAGATCTGTTTATTTCTCCTAAGCAACAATTGCACatattgaaaaatatatgttttggaGACAACATCTTACAACTATTTTTCTTGCAATTACTGACATGCTACAAACATCTTTTACAAATACACATGAAATTCATGAATTACTGGAATTCATATCTGAAAGCTCAATGGACCTTCATGAGAAGTGGGAGGGATACAGTAGAGGTAGGTGGAACTGGCAGCTGCTCCTCCCCCTCACAGACTGCTGTGGGTTGAGTAAGAAGCTGGCTCCTTGCAGGCTGTGATGGACAGGCTACTACTGTGGAGATGGATGTCGAGTCGCACCGTATCCCCAGTGCTAACCTCCAGGGGCTGGTGCAGGACCACGGCAGCCTGTTTCCAGTGGGAATCCTCGGTGAAGGTGCTGACGCTGATCTCTTCGTCCAGGTGCACCCGGTACCAGAAGGGGACGGCTGTCACCCTGCCTGAGCAAGTGGCCTGGAGCTGaggtgaacaaataaatgtgttctaAGTACTGTAAGTGGCTAAGTATGGAGAGCAGGTAGCACTACAGCTCAAGACACTGGCCACCCAGCTGTTTAAGCAGAGGAAACTAAGTAGCTTCAGCTCagaatatatacaaaaataattaaaacacaaagtaaGCAAACATATTGCCcctctatattttttttaggtTATTCAAACTGCAACTCTAAATGTTCTCCAACATCTTTGCAACATTCAAGCTCAATttcataaaaaacattacacattCAGACTAAAAATA
Coding sequences:
- the tmem184c gene encoding transmembrane protein 184C, which codes for MPCSWGNWRQWIRPLVIVLYLLVLLVLLPLCIWELHTSEVGTHTKAWFIAGIFVFMTIPISLWEILQHLVHYTQPELQKPIIRILWMVPIYSLDSWIALKYPSIAIYVDTCRECYEAFVIYNFMTFLLNYLGNQYPNLVLMLEVQEQQKHLPPLCCCPPWPMGEVLLLRCKLGVLQYTVVRPVTTVIALICELCGVYDEGNFSSKNAWTYLVVFNNLSQLFAMYCLVLFYRALREELSPIQPVGKFLCVKLVVFVSFWQAVLIALLVKVGVISESHTWDWDSVEAVATGLQDFVICVEMFLAAIAHHYTFSYKPYVREAEEVSCLDSFMAMWDISDVRADISEQVRNVGRTVLGRPRPTYFGEAREQEQNERTGLLSPGPMGPAADGATIAPSPTGHYRGLGHTAAPAGLSPELKGGEDVQPNTAPQDKKDHAPVSHDMSS